The Candidatus Krumholzibacteriia bacterium genome includes a region encoding these proteins:
- a CDS encoding alcohol dehydrogenase catalytic domain-containing protein, with amino-acid sequence MKAVVFDGAIPRYLLTLALGAVSKRAMTGPLRCTRLRDVPEPALPGDRWVRVKTLLGGICGSDLNLVSLHVSPSTSPFSSFPFVIGHENVGVVSEVGAAVTRVKPGDRVVVNPLLACGTRGIDPPCRHCAGGYPSRCEHFTDGALAPGMLLGTTRGLGGSWGEQYLAHESQVTTPGAAVSDRAALLTEPLACVISPLLEHPPATGARALVIGAGSMGLLATSALEALTDADVTVLARHRFQAEHAEHVGADRIVSGRSAQRLQELSRLSGGRLLQPILGPPIHVGGFDVTVLCVGSDAAVQDALRFTRAGGTILLLANVASLKRVDWTPVWIKELTIHGSLCYNAPGHAGAHGGAFQTAASLLEGSLGSRLEPLVTHVVPRSDFRHALALAWGRGGSGAVKVALAAD; translated from the coding sequence GTGAAGGCGGTCGTGTTCGACGGCGCCATTCCGCGCTACCTGCTGACCCTCGCTCTGGGTGCGGTGTCGAAGAGGGCGATGACCGGCCCGCTGCGGTGCACCCGGCTGCGCGACGTTCCCGAGCCCGCACTGCCGGGCGATCGCTGGGTGCGCGTGAAGACGCTGCTGGGCGGAATATGCGGCAGCGACCTCAATCTGGTCTCGCTGCACGTCTCACCGTCCACCTCCCCCTTCTCCTCGTTTCCGTTCGTCATCGGGCACGAGAACGTGGGCGTGGTGAGCGAGGTGGGCGCCGCCGTAACGCGGGTGAAACCGGGCGACCGCGTCGTCGTCAATCCCCTGCTCGCATGCGGTACGCGCGGCATCGATCCCCCGTGCCGCCACTGCGCGGGCGGCTACCCCTCTCGCTGCGAGCACTTCACCGACGGCGCACTCGCGCCGGGCATGCTGCTCGGCACCACGCGCGGCCTGGGTGGCAGCTGGGGAGAACAGTACCTGGCCCACGAGAGCCAGGTGACAACACCCGGCGCCGCCGTAAGTGACCGCGCCGCGTTGCTCACCGAGCCACTCGCCTGTGTCATCTCTCCACTCCTCGAACACCCGCCCGCAACCGGCGCCCGCGCGCTGGTAATCGGCGCGGGTTCCATGGGATTGCTGGCCACCTCGGCGCTGGAGGCCCTGACCGACGCGGACGTCACCGTGCTGGCGCGGCACCGGTTCCAGGCGGAACACGCGGAGCACGTGGGCGCTGACCGCATCGTCTCCGGGCGCTCCGCCCAGCGCCTGCAGGAACTCTCCCGGCTTTCCGGCGGCCGCCTGCTGCAGCCCATCCTGGGGCCGCCCATTCACGTGGGCGGCTTCGACGTGACGGTGTTGTGTGTGGGAAGCGACGCCGCCGTACAGGACGCGCTCCGCTTCACGCGCGCGGGCGGTACCATTCTGCTCCTCGCCAACGTGGCGTCGCTCAAGCGGGTCGATTGGACACCCGTGTGGATCAAGGAACTGACCATCCACGGCAGCCTGTGCTACAACGCCCCGGGCCACGCCGGCGCGCACGGGGGCGCGTTCCAGACCGCCGCCAGCCTGCTCGAGGGTTCCCTGGGATCCCGCCTGGAACCCCTGGTGACGCACGTCGTGCCCCGGAGCGACTTCAGGCACGCCCTGGCGCTGGCCTGGGGACGCGGGGGGAGCGGCGCGGTCAAGGTGGCACTGGCAGCGGATTGA
- a CDS encoding OmpA family protein, whose product MKPIRALGLALVIGSASAAMATDPGRATESTSNEIIYDMTVPWPFREVNKDDSDGDRVLDRNDACPGTPRGAIVDANGCPLDTDGDGVPDGIDRCAETPRGAMVDRHGCPQDSDGDGIADGLDRCARTPRGAIVDAHGCPQDSDGDGVADGIDECPGTSTELAVNKKGCPVLIGEVGQQFLDGDAVAFNIAFSSGKAEIQPSSYAFLDSVGVVLNDWPEAKVEIGGHTDSQGAATFNQQLSEKRAQAVKDYLTSKYKRIRPRNLTPVGYGESQPVATNDTPEGRARNRRVEFRLTNASELGKDVETKRYKKRNE is encoded by the coding sequence ATGAAACCGATCCGGGCGCTGGGTCTCGCTCTGGTCATCGGCAGTGCGTCGGCGGCAATGGCCACCGACCCCGGCCGGGCCACCGAGTCCACATCCAACGAAATCATCTATGACATGACCGTTCCCTGGCCGTTCCGCGAGGTCAACAAGGACGACTCAGACGGCGACCGGGTGCTCGACCGCAACGACGCGTGCCCCGGTACGCCGCGGGGCGCCATCGTCGATGCAAACGGTTGCCCCCTCGATACGGACGGCGATGGTGTCCCGGACGGCATCGACCGCTGCGCGGAAACGCCCCGCGGGGCAATGGTCGACCGCCACGGCTGCCCGCAGGACTCCGACGGGGACGGCATCGCGGACGGACTGGACCGCTGCGCACGCACGCCGCGTGGCGCCATCGTCGACGCACACGGCTGCCCGCAGGACTCCGACGGCGACGGCGTCGCGGACGGGATCGACGAGTGCCCGGGCACGTCGACGGAACTCGCCGTGAACAAGAAGGGATGCCCGGTTCTGATCGGCGAAGTTGGTCAGCAGTTCCTCGACGGCGACGCGGTGGCCTTCAACATTGCGTTCTCTTCCGGCAAGGCCGAGATTCAGCCAAGTTCGTACGCGTTCCTGGACAGCGTGGGCGTCGTACTGAACGACTGGCCGGAGGCGAAGGTCGAGATCGGCGGACACACCGACTCGCAGGGCGCCGCGACGTTCAACCAGCAGCTGTCCGAGAAACGCGCGCAGGCGGTGAAGGACTACCTTACGTCCAAGTACAAGAGGATCCGTCCGCGCAACCTGACGCCGGTCGGCTACGGCGAGAGCCAGCCGGTGGCCACGAACGACACGCCGGAAGGCCGGGCGAGGAACCGGCGCGTCGAGTTCAGGCTGACCAATGCCAGCGAGCTGGGCAAGGACGTGGAGACAAAGCGTTACAAGAAACGAAACGAATAG
- a CDS encoding DUF87 domain-containing protein translates to MDTSYEKLGAFYLGREVDAGGSVTDTTLLYDSRDLTTHAVCVGMTGSGKTGLCIALLEEAAIDGVPAIVIDPKGDLADLMLTFPDLAPESFRPWINEDTARQQGITPDELAGREAAKWVKGLAEWGQGADRIRRLRESAEFTLYTPGSDAARAVSVLASLEPPRAAGEGAEVIAERASGVVSSLLSLLGVEADPLRSREHILLTMILQHTWEQNRKLDLAALVQTVQQPPFTRVGVMELESFFPSRDRFGLAMLLNNLLASPGFQPWLTGDALDIDRMLYTESGKPRVAIFSIAHLDDAQRMFFVSLLLNEVVAWMRTRSGTSSLRALVYMDEIFGFMPPVEEPPSKRPLLTLMKQARAFGVGVVLATQNPVDLDYKALSNAGTWFIGRLQTERDKKRLADGLASATGSVDAKRLETVIGSLEPRTFLMHNIHDDAPVVFRTRWVMSYLAGPLTRAQLRRLPGGGGDALADAPQKAPPGRSAPVAAPMSVASLARPVLPAELPQIFGAAPAGASVTYVPYAIAEARVHVALPDGSPHTRTVVLEAPLAANLAGPDWSTAQELDRAPEPGPEPAAGASFGDLPAAAGRKGSAAAWSKAAADALYRGDGITLHEVKRLRLLSKPGESERDFRVRIADALRVDRDERVDKLRAKYSAKLATLEDRIRRAETTVAREKDQANSQRMQTAVSVGATLLTAFMGRKRVSQAALGRATTAARGVDRTARQQRDVAHAQDNARALRAQYESLAAELQEEIREIETAGAEAAELTTRTIRPKKSDIDVLRVAVLWRASQIAAAGA, encoded by the coding sequence ATGGACACATCCTACGAGAAGCTCGGAGCTTTCTATCTCGGGCGCGAAGTCGATGCAGGCGGCAGTGTGACCGACACCACGCTGCTGTACGACTCACGCGACCTCACCACGCACGCCGTCTGCGTCGGGATGACCGGCAGCGGAAAGACGGGGTTGTGCATTGCGCTCCTGGAAGAGGCCGCCATCGACGGCGTCCCGGCGATCGTCATCGATCCCAAGGGCGACCTTGCGGACCTCATGCTGACGTTCCCCGACCTTGCGCCGGAGTCGTTCCGGCCCTGGATCAACGAGGACACCGCCCGCCAGCAGGGGATCACGCCCGACGAACTCGCGGGTCGCGAGGCGGCAAAGTGGGTAAAGGGCCTGGCCGAATGGGGGCAGGGCGCAGACCGGATTCGCCGGCTGCGCGAGTCCGCCGAGTTCACGCTCTACACCCCGGGCAGCGACGCCGCCCGCGCGGTGTCGGTCCTGGCGTCACTGGAGCCGCCACGCGCCGCCGGCGAGGGTGCCGAGGTCATTGCCGAGCGGGCAAGCGGGGTCGTGTCCAGCCTGCTCTCGCTGCTCGGCGTCGAAGCCGATCCGCTCCGCAGCCGCGAGCACATTCTCCTGACCATGATTCTCCAGCACACGTGGGAGCAGAACCGGAAACTGGATCTGGCGGCGCTGGTGCAGACCGTCCAGCAGCCGCCGTTTACGCGCGTCGGCGTCATGGAACTGGAGTCGTTCTTTCCTTCCAGGGACCGGTTCGGGCTGGCGATGCTGCTCAACAACCTGCTGGCTTCGCCTGGATTCCAACCTTGGCTGACTGGCGATGCGCTCGATATCGATCGCATGCTCTACACCGAGTCTGGAAAGCCCCGCGTGGCGATCTTTTCGATTGCACACCTCGACGACGCGCAGCGCATGTTCTTCGTCTCGCTGCTGCTCAATGAAGTGGTGGCGTGGATGCGGACGCGATCGGGGACGTCGTCGCTGCGGGCGCTGGTGTACATGGACGAAATCTTCGGCTTCATGCCACCGGTGGAGGAGCCCCCTTCCAAGCGGCCGTTGCTCACCCTGATGAAGCAGGCGCGTGCCTTCGGCGTGGGTGTGGTGCTTGCCACTCAGAACCCGGTGGATCTCGACTACAAGGCGCTCTCCAACGCGGGCACGTGGTTCATCGGGCGGCTGCAGACGGAGAGGGACAAGAAGCGGCTCGCCGATGGGCTCGCCAGTGCGACAGGTAGCGTCGACGCGAAGCGGTTGGAGACGGTCATCGGATCGCTCGAGCCGCGCACGTTCCTGATGCACAACATTCACGACGATGCGCCGGTGGTGTTCCGGACGCGCTGGGTGATGTCCTACCTCGCCGGCCCGCTCACGCGGGCGCAGCTGCGCCGCCTGCCCGGCGGTGGTGGGGATGCACTCGCGGATGCGCCGCAGAAGGCGCCTCCCGGCCGATCCGCGCCCGTGGCTGCCCCGATGTCCGTGGCGTCATTGGCGCGGCCGGTGCTTCCCGCCGAACTGCCGCAGATTTTCGGCGCCGCGCCCGCGGGTGCTTCCGTGACCTACGTGCCGTATGCGATTGCCGAGGCGCGGGTGCACGTGGCGTTGCCCGATGGCAGTCCCCACACCAGGACGGTCGTGCTGGAAGCGCCCCTGGCGGCGAACCTCGCGGGGCCCGACTGGAGCACGGCGCAAGAACTCGATCGCGCGCCCGAACCGGGGCCGGAGCCGGCCGCGGGTGCGTCGTTCGGCGATCTTCCCGCCGCGGCCGGCCGCAAGGGAAGTGCTGCGGCGTGGTCGAAGGCGGCGGCGGACGCGCTCTATCGGGGGGACGGCATTACCCTGCACGAAGTGAAGCGGCTCAGGTTGCTGTCGAAGCCCGGCGAGAGCGAGCGCGATTTTCGTGTACGCATTGCCGACGCGCTTCGAGTTGATCGCGACGAGCGGGTGGACAAGCTGCGCGCAAAATACAGTGCGAAGCTGGCAACGCTCGAAGACCGCATCCGCCGGGCTGAAACAACGGTCGCACGCGAGAAGGATCAGGCCAACAGCCAGCGCATGCAAACGGCGGTTTCGGTCGGCGCCACGCTGCTCACCGCATTCATGGGCCGCAAGCGGGTTTCGCAGGCCGCGCTGGGTCGCGCGACGACGGCGGCGAGGGGCGTGGATCGGACGGCCCGGCAGCAGCGGGACGTCGCCCACGCGCAGGACAATGCCCGCGCCCTGCGTGCGCAGTACGAGAGTCTGGCGGCGGAACTGCAGGAGGAGATCCGGGAGATCGAGACGGCCGGTGCCGAGGCGGCGGAACTGACCACGCGCACCATCCGACCGAAAAAGTCCGACATCGACGTGCTCCGGGTCGCGGTCCTGTGGCGTGCCAGCCAGATAGCGGCCGCGGGTGCCTGA
- a CDS encoding glycosyltransferase family 2 protein → MRSPDPLHAGRPLISAVLITRDEERNIARCLRSVAPFAAETLVVDSGSTDATVEIAAGLGARVLHNPWPGFGPQKRFAVEHASHDWVFSIDADEEVSPALAAEIAALDFSKNAYQVPRTVHYLGRWIRHGIWYPGYVTRLFRRDRGAFTGDAIHESVRVDGPVGRLRNDLLHYSYRDVDHHLEKMNEFTSLSAQKMFAEGRRASMFRLALQPGLEFLRSYVARGGILDGYPGLVIALFHAYYVFLKYAKLRELCMHPERA, encoded by the coding sequence GTGCGGAGTCCTGATCCACTGCATGCCGGCCGGCCGCTGATCTCGGCCGTCCTTATCACCCGCGACGAGGAACGCAACATCGCGCGCTGCCTGCGCAGCGTTGCCCCGTTCGCGGCCGAGACCCTCGTGGTCGATTCCGGCAGCACGGACGCCACGGTGGAGATCGCCGCCGGGCTCGGCGCCCGCGTGCTACACAATCCATGGCCAGGCTTCGGACCCCAGAAGCGCTTCGCGGTGGAGCACGCCTCGCACGACTGGGTGTTCTCGATCGATGCCGACGAGGAGGTCTCCCCCGCGCTGGCCGCGGAGATTGCGGCGCTCGACTTCTCCAAAAACGCCTACCAGGTGCCCCGCACCGTCCACTACCTGGGGCGATGGATCCGCCACGGCATCTGGTATCCGGGCTACGTGACGCGCCTCTTTCGGCGCGATCGTGGTGCATTCACCGGTGACGCCATCCACGAGAGCGTTCGCGTCGACGGCCCGGTCGGGCGTCTGCGCAACGATCTGCTGCACTACTCCTACCGCGACGTGGACCACCACCTGGAGAAGATGAATGAATTCACCAGCCTCTCTGCGCAGAAGATGTTCGCGGAAGGACGGCGCGCCAGCATGTTCCGTCTCGCGCTGCAGCCAGGGCTCGAGTTCCTGCGCTCGTACGTCGCCCGCGGTGGAATCCTCGACGGTTACCCCGGCCTGGTGATCGCTCTCTTTCACGCCTACTACGTGTTTCTCAAATACGCCAAGCTGCGCGAACTGTGCATGCACCCGGAGCGGGCATGA
- a CDS encoding glycosyltransferase yields MSVPDVSLVIAVYQRDDFLTLVLTSLLDQTLRNFEAIIADDGSGPPVAEVIESFQGALAHPILHVRHDDDGFRKTIIVNRAVTRARADFLVFIDGDCILHRRFLERHYRRRRRRLALSGRRVMFDRELTERLTTDDVRSRRIQHIPFWWKHAGRIDRWNGFYLPFMHRLRNIRRADYELVGSNFSLNREDFFRVNGYDERIVGRGLEDNNLRARLLNSGVAVGTITREALQYHMFHTADPMPHSREFIDKYRWIGEARTPHGIEKE; encoded by the coding sequence ATGAGCGTACCGGACGTCTCACTGGTCATCGCCGTCTACCAGCGCGACGATTTTCTCACCCTGGTGCTCACCAGTCTTCTCGACCAGACATTGCGCAACTTCGAAGCGATCATAGCCGACGACGGCTCCGGCCCGCCGGTCGCGGAGGTCATCGAGAGTTTCCAGGGCGCGCTCGCGCATCCCATTCTCCACGTCCGCCACGACGACGACGGGTTTCGCAAGACCATCATCGTGAACCGTGCGGTGACGCGCGCGCGGGCGGATTTTCTCGTCTTCATCGACGGCGACTGCATCCTGCACCGCCGTTTCCTGGAGCGCCACTACCGGCGGCGCCGCCGGCGGCTCGCCCTTTCCGGCCGGCGGGTGATGTTCGACCGTGAACTCACCGAACGCCTCACCACCGACGACGTACGCTCGCGCCGCATCCAGCACATTCCCTTCTGGTGGAAACACGCGGGCCGCATCGACCGCTGGAACGGCTTCTACCTGCCGTTCATGCACCGCCTGCGCAACATCCGCCGCGCCGACTACGAACTGGTGGGATCCAATTTCTCGCTGAACCGCGAAGACTTCTTCCGCGTGAATGGCTACGACGAGCGCATCGTCGGGCGGGGGCTCGAGGACAACAACCTCCGCGCGCGCCTGCTCAACAGCGGTGTCGCGGTGGGCACCATCACGCGCGAAGCGCTCCAGTACCACATGTTCCACACCGCGGACCCCATGCCCCACAGCCGCGAGTTCATCGACAAGTACCGCTGGATCGGGGAAGCACGCACCCCACACGGCATCGAGAAGGAGTGA
- a CDS encoding glycosyltransferase family 4 protein, which yields MQTSQKLDYGVLLPGVGVFGGVRRFIEIGNELVRRGHRYVIYHPGGEPPGWLAYAGETRPASALEGARHDVLLCNDPPLVPAFERASARLKIFYFALEGIPGERRIARHPGWVAVANSSGMAEHLRRRCGVRAEKAIGGIDPATFRPAGKARSDDGTVRVLAFGRASRRRKGVPTALQAIERFAGDLARRGGPAVTVVLFDHVGAGNERDPRREVDSRLPVEFHVNPTQQELAAIYAGCDVFVSAEKRAGWSNTVAEAMACGTPVVCTPSGTRDLAIHMQTAWVARWRHPFFIARGLAGLRRDPALSQRLAAAALGRVRGYAWPNVVDQLEDIVRRRMNPPA from the coding sequence ATGCAGACCTCGCAGAAACTGGACTACGGCGTACTCCTGCCCGGGGTGGGGGTGTTTGGTGGCGTGCGCCGTTTCATCGAGATCGGCAACGAACTGGTTCGGCGCGGCCACCGCTACGTCATCTACCACCCCGGGGGCGAGCCGCCCGGGTGGCTTGCCTATGCGGGGGAGACGCGGCCGGCGTCGGCGCTGGAAGGGGCGCGGCACGATGTCCTCCTGTGCAACGACCCGCCGCTGGTGCCCGCGTTCGAGCGTGCCAGCGCGCGTCTCAAGATCTTCTATTTCGCGCTGGAGGGTATTCCGGGTGAACGGCGCATCGCACGACATCCGGGTTGGGTGGCGGTGGCGAACTCCTCGGGCATGGCCGAGCACCTGCGCCGGCGTTGCGGTGTGCGCGCGGAGAAGGCCATCGGGGGAATCGACCCGGCCACGTTTCGGCCCGCCGGGAAGGCGCGCTCCGATGACGGCACGGTGCGGGTACTCGCGTTCGGACGCGCGTCGCGGCGTCGCAAGGGCGTTCCCACGGCGTTGCAGGCCATCGAGCGCTTTGCCGGCGATCTCGCGCGCCGGGGCGGGCCGGCGGTGACGGTGGTACTGTTCGACCACGTTGGCGCGGGCAACGAGCGTGACCCGCGTCGCGAGGTCGATTCGCGGCTGCCGGTCGAGTTCCACGTCAATCCCACCCAGCAGGAACTTGCCGCGATCTACGCGGGCTGCGATGTGTTCGTGAGCGCGGAGAAGCGCGCGGGCTGGTCGAACACGGTGGCGGAAGCAATGGCGTGCGGAACGCCGGTGGTGTGCACGCCGTCGGGAACCCGGGACCTCGCCATTCACATGCAAACGGCGTGGGTGGCGCGCTGGCGGCACCCGTTCTTCATTGCGCGCGGGCTCGCCGGTCTCCGACGCGACCCCGCGCTCTCGCAGCGCCTCGCGGCGGCAGCGCTCGGGCGCGTGCGCGGCTATGCGTGGCCCAACGTGGTGGATCAGCTGGAGGACATCGTCCGCCGGCGCATGAATCCGCCGGCCTGA
- the asnB gene encoding asparagine synthase (glutamine-hydrolyzing) — protein sequence MCGVAGVFRFVPGEDDRAAVRAMSGTLARRGPDDDGLEVDGPLTLAHRRLAILDLSPTGHQPMSSPNGRFVVSFNGEIYNHDDVRAELGVERGALRSTSDTEILLLAWERWGVSSLDHLVGQWAFAMYDRRERRLWLARDRFGEKPLFYHQGPAALTFASGIPALLQAPWVPRELDRDAMLEYITLRYVLSPRTVIAGIQKVPPGHVLQVDASGSVAQRWYEPRFTRTPSPSRSEAVAEFGHLLTRAARRCMVSDVPVALLLSDGIDSNAIRAALRPDGGIRSFTYALADAASGLAPASGTGDTETFDLRVTPADRLETMLPAFASFGEPVGDGAALATWLLIRRAREQASVFLCGHGGDEVLGGYRLSQDRFRLAVAHQLARLPGDLSRPALDRVLNGAEPFPVRLERMRRASAARAPQAARYLIHRPLPVVDAEALLARPIASNDGYLDGIDRLYGACATGAADLDRMQEVMLQTFLSENILSFADAMAMDSSAELRMPFLDRDLVDFVLSLPASMRVGATPGRTNTKLILRWWADGRVAPDVLARRKRGFPFGNLPGLLLAHGDAVRARVTGASAVRTAFPGVGQWLEHPPEYFRASREGTLWALLSLGIWCEAHGVR from the coding sequence ATGTGCGGCGTTGCGGGTGTTTTCAGGTTTGTTCCGGGCGAGGATGATCGCGCGGCCGTGCGTGCCATGAGCGGAACCCTCGCGCGCCGTGGCCCCGACGACGACGGCCTCGAGGTGGACGGTCCGCTCACCCTCGCGCACCGCCGCCTCGCCATCCTCGACCTCAGCCCCACCGGTCACCAGCCCATGAGCAGCCCGAACGGCCGCTTCGTGGTGAGCTTCAACGGGGAAATCTACAACCACGACGACGTGCGTGCCGAACTCGGTGTCGAGCGCGGCGCGTTGCGCTCCACGTCCGACACCGAAATCCTGTTGCTGGCGTGGGAACGTTGGGGCGTGTCCTCCCTCGACCACCTGGTGGGACAGTGGGCCTTCGCCATGTACGACCGGCGGGAGCGGCGGCTGTGGCTGGCACGCGACCGCTTCGGGGAGAAACCACTCTTCTATCATCAGGGTCCGGCGGCGCTCACATTCGCGTCCGGGATTCCGGCCCTGCTGCAGGCACCCTGGGTTCCCCGTGAACTGGACCGTGACGCCATGCTCGAGTACATCACGCTGCGCTACGTGCTGAGCCCGCGCACCGTGATTGCCGGCATCCAGAAAGTGCCGCCCGGCCACGTGTTGCAGGTGGACGCTTCCGGGTCGGTGGCGCAACGCTGGTACGAGCCCCGCTTCACCCGCACGCCGTCTCCTTCGCGCAGCGAAGCCGTGGCCGAATTCGGCCACCTGCTCACCCGCGCCGCGCGCCGCTGCATGGTGAGCGACGTGCCGGTAGCGCTGCTGCTCAGCGACGGCATCGACAGCAACGCCATTCGCGCCGCGCTGCGGCCGGACGGGGGGATCCGCTCCTTCACCTATGCACTGGCGGATGCCGCGTCCGGTCTGGCGCCCGCGAGCGGTACCGGCGACACGGAAACATTCGACCTGCGCGTCACCCCGGCGGACCGCCTCGAGACCATGCTCCCCGCCTTCGCCTCCTTCGGCGAACCGGTCGGCGACGGGGCGGCACTCGCCACCTGGCTCCTCATCCGCCGGGCACGGGAGCAGGCCAGCGTGTTTTTGTGCGGTCACGGAGGAGACGAGGTGCTGGGAGGATACCGTCTCAGCCAGGACCGCTTCCGGCTTGCGGTGGCGCACCAACTGGCCCGGCTGCCCGGAGACCTGTCGCGCCCGGCGCTCGACCGGGTGCTCAACGGCGCGGAGCCGTTCCCGGTGCGCCTCGAGCGCATGCGGCGGGCGAGCGCGGCGCGCGCACCGCAGGCCGCGCGCTACCTCATCCACCGGCCCCTGCCGGTGGTGGACGCCGAGGCCCTCCTCGCCCGCCCGATCGCCAGCAACGACGGTTACCTCGACGGCATCGACCGACTGTACGGTGCGTGCGCCACCGGCGCCGCCGACCTCGACCGCATGCAGGAGGTCATGCTGCAGACCTTCCTCTCGGAGAACATCCTCTCCTTTGCCGACGCCATGGCGATGGACTCGTCTGCCGAACTGCGCATGCCCTTTCTCGACCGCGACCTGGTCGACTTCGTGCTGTCGCTGCCGGCGTCGATGCGGGTGGGGGCGACGCCGGGCCGCACCAACACCAAGCTCATCCTGCGCTGGTGGGCAGATGGGCGCGTCGCACCGGATGTGCTTGCGCGCCGCAAGCGCGGCTTCCCGTTCGGGAACCTGCCCGGTCTGCTGCTTGCGCACGGGGACGCCGTACGCGCCCGTGTCACCGGTGCATCCGCCGTTCGCACAGCGTTCCCCGGCGTCGGGCAATGGCTCGAACACCCACCGGAATACTTTCGCGCCTCCCGCGAGGGAACCCTGTGGGCGCTGCTGTCACTGGGAATTTGGTGCGAGGCGCACGGCGTGCGCTAA
- a CDS encoding RNA methyltransferase — MTQPSARRIESARNAIFKDLRRALSGREIRKSGLVLVSGPKTIRDVLQAFPDRCEAWVNREGQPDPPLALPPGAAWFQLAAGLFRELDIFGTDAPLLLVRTPPMSAWDAAAPLPMGCTLLVPFQDPENVGAVIRSAAAMGVTNIVLLAGSGNPYHPRAIRASAGAVFHASLMSGPEIGALPAGLAVIPLSGEGGDVADFQFPERFALLPGLEGPGLPAAMRSRALSIPISDRVESLNAATAVAVFLYLWSRARR; from the coding sequence ATGACGCAACCCTCCGCCAGACGAATCGAGAGCGCCCGGAACGCGATCTTCAAGGACCTGCGCCGTGCCCTCTCCGGCCGCGAGATCCGCAAGAGCGGGTTGGTGCTCGTGTCGGGTCCCAAGACCATCCGGGACGTTCTGCAGGCGTTTCCGGACCGCTGCGAGGCGTGGGTCAACCGCGAGGGGCAGCCGGATCCGCCGCTCGCATTGCCGCCGGGCGCCGCCTGGTTTCAGCTCGCGGCGGGGCTCTTTCGGGAGCTCGACATTTTCGGCACCGACGCGCCCCTGCTGCTGGTGCGCACACCACCGATGTCCGCGTGGGATGCAGCTGCCCCGCTGCCGATGGGGTGCACGTTGCTGGTGCCGTTTCAGGACCCGGAGAACGTGGGGGCTGTGATTCGTTCGGCGGCCGCGATGGGTGTGACGAACATCGTTCTGCTGGCGGGCAGCGGGAATCCCTACCATCCGCGGGCCATCCGGGCCTCGGCGGGTGCGGTGTTTCACGCTTCCCTGATGAGCGGGCCCGAAATTGGCGCGCTGCCGGCCGGACTCGCCGTAATTCCGCTATCGGGGGAGGGCGGGGACGTTGCGGATTTCCAGTTTCCGGAACGGTTTGCGCTCCTGCCCGGGCTGGAGGGCCCGGGGCTTCCGGCTGCCATGCGGTCGCGCGCGCTTTCCATCCCCATCAGTGACCGGGTGGAGTCCCTCAATGCCGCCACCGCGGTGGCGGTGTTTCTCTACCTCTGGTCGCGCGCGCGACGTTAG
- a CDS encoding metal-dependent transcriptional regulator codes for MSRILSETLEMYLKTILILERSYSPVRVKQIADERGVSAASVTEAIGTLQERGLILHKAYQGVRLSAEGRRVAEKIVNRFEVLQHFLTDVLGVEPAIGRRDACEIEHVASAETMDRLEAFLAYVDHCRLNVSEVISHFKDYYTLRAQGDVCSQCELGKLPTPPAERAQ; via the coding sequence ATGTCCCGAATTCTATCCGAAACACTCGAGATGTACCTGAAGACGATTCTCATTCTGGAACGCTCGTACAGTCCCGTGCGGGTGAAGCAGATTGCCGACGAACGCGGCGTCAGTGCCGCCAGCGTTACCGAGGCCATCGGCACCCTGCAGGAGCGCGGCCTCATCCTGCACAAGGCCTACCAGGGCGTGCGCCTCTCCGCCGAGGGGCGGCGGGTGGCCGAGAAGATCGTGAATCGCTTTGAGGTGTTGCAGCACTTCCTGACCGACGTGCTGGGCGTCGAACCGGCCATCGGCCGGCGGGATGCCTGTGAGATAGAGCACGTTGCCAGCGCGGAGACCATGGACCGCCTGGAGGCGTTTCTGGCCTACGTGGACCACTGCCGCCTCAACGTGTCCGAGGTCATCTCACACTTCAAGGACTACTACACCCTGCGTGCGCAGGGAGACGTTTGCAGCCAGTGCGAGTTGGGAAAGCTCCCCACTCCCCCGGCGGAGCGGGCCCAGTAA